From one Flavobacterium sp. N502536 genomic stretch:
- a CDS encoding 5-formyltetrahydrofolate cyclo-ligase: MPTNKKELRLHYKSLRKELSENDIEEKSLAIANALIQLPIWDKTYYHVFLPIEEQREVNTEYVLHLLSGKDKEIVVSKSDFETRGMTHFLLTDNTRIKKNEYNIPEPVNGLPVPSETIEVVFVPLLVFDSFGNRVGYGKGFYDKFLAECKPETIKIGLSFFEAEDQIADVFESDVKLDYCVTPLKTYTF; the protein is encoded by the coding sequence ATGCCGACGAATAAAAAAGAGTTACGATTACACTATAAAAGTCTTCGAAAAGAACTTTCGGAAAATGATATCGAAGAAAAAAGTCTGGCTATTGCCAATGCTTTAATCCAATTGCCCATTTGGGATAAAACCTATTACCACGTTTTTCTTCCGATTGAGGAACAGCGGGAAGTGAATACCGAATATGTTTTGCATTTGCTTTCGGGAAAAGACAAAGAAATAGTGGTTTCAAAAAGTGATTTTGAAACCCGGGGCATGACCCATTTTTTGTTGACAGACAATACCAGAATCAAGAAAAACGAATATAATATTCCGGAACCCGTAAATGGTTTGCCTGTTCCGTCTGAAACGATTGAAGTGGTTTTTGTGCCGCTTTTAGTTTTTGATAGCTTTGGAAATCGGGTAGGTTATGGAAAAGGTTTTTACGATAAGTTTCTCGCGGAATGCAAACCGGAGACGATCAAGATTGGACTTTCCTTTTTTGAAGCCGAGGATCAGATTGCAGATGTCTTTGAATCAGATGTGAAGCTGGATTACTGTGTGACGCCTTTAAAAACCTATACTTTTTGA
- a CDS encoding succinylglutamate desuccinylase/aspartoacylase family protein: protein MKNSKPLIIFGEAILPGESKTINVEIARLHTTTKLNIPVIVRRSKIEGPVVLFSAGIHGDEINGVEVVRQIISKKINRPSRGTIICIPIINMYGFVNKSREFPDGRDLNRVFPGSKKGSLASRFAYHIVAEILPIIDYAVDFHAGGASRFNAPQIRITQNNPELKILADVFNAPFTLYSKNINGSFRNTCEKANVKMLLFEGGKSLDINDFVANEGVKGAKRLLHYLKMLDSKQLVETEDEPSIYIKNSVWLRAKCSGLLHDYNRIGRFVTKGTILAIITDPFGKFEQKVKAPHDGFVINANHSPIVYEGDAIYHMSKNSDEHADE, encoded by the coding sequence ATGAAAAACAGTAAACCCCTGATTATTTTTGGCGAAGCAATTTTGCCGGGTGAGAGTAAAACGATAAACGTTGAAATTGCGCGCCTGCACACCACCACAAAACTTAATATTCCGGTTATTGTACGCCGTTCGAAAATAGAAGGTCCTGTTGTTTTATTCTCGGCAGGAATCCACGGAGATGAGATCAACGGTGTCGAAGTGGTCCGACAAATTATCAGCAAAAAAATCAATCGCCCTTCGAGAGGAACTATCATTTGTATTCCCATTATCAATATGTACGGTTTTGTAAATAAATCGAGAGAGTTTCCCGACGGGCGTGACCTGAACCGGGTTTTTCCGGGAAGTAAAAAAGGTTCTCTGGCAAGCCGTTTTGCCTATCATATTGTGGCCGAAATTTTACCGATTATCGATTATGCAGTTGATTTTCATGCCGGAGGAGCAAGCCGTTTTAATGCTCCGCAAATCAGAATCACACAGAACAATCCCGAGTTGAAAATACTTGCCGATGTGTTTAACGCGCCTTTTACTTTATACTCTAAAAACATCAACGGTTCTTTCCGAAATACCTGCGAAAAAGCCAATGTAAAAATGCTGCTTTTTGAAGGAGGAAAATCGCTGGATATTAATGATTTTGTTGCAAATGAAGGGGTAAAGGGAGCAAAGCGTTTGTTGCATTATTTAAAAATGCTCGATTCCAAACAGCTGGTGGAAACAGAGGATGAACCTTCTATTTATATTAAAAATTCGGTTTGGCTGCGCGCCAAATGCTCAGGCCTGCTGCACGATTATAACAGGATTGGACGTTTTGTAACCAAAGGGACTATCCTGGCCATTATTACAGATCCGTTTGGTAAATTTGAACAAAAAGTAAAAGCACCTCATGATGGGTTTGTGATTAACGCCAATCACTCGCCAATCGTGTACGAAGGGGATGCCATTTACCATATGTCTAAAAACAGTGATGAACATGCCGACGAATAA
- the uvrC gene encoding excinuclease ABC subunit UvrC, with product MHKPSLDLQIQTLPDNPGVYQYYDKDGKILYVGKAKNLKKRVSSYFNKIHDTAKTNVLVKKIVTIKHIVVPTETDALLLENNLIKTLQPRYNVLLRDDKTYPWLCIKKEPFSRIFSTRKMVKDGSEYFGPYTSFKTVHTILDLIKELYPLRTCNFDLSQSNIDSGKFKVCLEYHIGNCKGPCEGLESLEDYQRQVDAIREILKGNFKESMKDFKRLMTQYAKDLRFEEAQKIKEKIDVLENYQSRSTIVNPKITNIDVFSIVSDESAAYVNFLQISHGSIIRSHTLEIKKKLDETDEELLELAIIELRERFQLLSKEIIVPFEMDLGENIKTTVPQLGDKKQILELSIRNAKFYRIEQLKQLQIIDPDRHANRIMAQMQKDLRLPVEPRHIECFDNSNIQGTNPVAACVVFKDGKPSKKDYRHFNVKTVEGPDDFASMTEIVYRRYKRLLDENEPLPQLIIIDGGKGQLSAALKSIDALELRGKIAIIGIAKRLEELFYPGDSIPLYLDKKSETLKVIQQLRNEAHRFGITFHRDKRSKAALNSSVESIPGIGEKTMLTLIQHFKSVKRLKLATEKEISDIIGVSKAKKIVDFYKTN from the coding sequence ATGCATAAACCGTCCTTAGATCTTCAAATCCAAACCTTGCCTGACAATCCGGGCGTGTATCAATATTATGATAAAGACGGGAAGATTTTATATGTTGGAAAAGCCAAAAACTTAAAAAAAAGAGTTTCCTCTTATTTCAATAAAATACACGATACCGCCAAAACCAATGTGCTGGTTAAGAAAATTGTAACCATAAAACACATCGTCGTTCCCACAGAAACCGATGCGCTTTTATTGGAAAACAACCTGATCAAAACCCTGCAGCCCCGATACAATGTGCTGCTTCGTGACGATAAAACTTACCCTTGGCTCTGCATCAAGAAAGAACCTTTTTCGAGAATATTCTCTACACGAAAAATGGTCAAAGACGGCTCTGAATATTTTGGCCCTTACACCAGTTTCAAAACTGTACATACCATACTCGATTTAATCAAAGAATTGTACCCTTTAAGAACCTGTAATTTCGATTTAAGCCAATCCAACATCGATTCAGGAAAATTTAAAGTTTGTCTCGAATATCACATTGGCAATTGCAAAGGCCCTTGTGAAGGACTGGAATCTTTGGAAGACTATCAGCGGCAAGTCGATGCGATTCGCGAAATTCTAAAAGGGAATTTCAAAGAAAGCATGAAAGACTTCAAACGACTGATGACTCAATATGCAAAAGATTTACGTTTTGAAGAAGCTCAAAAAATAAAAGAAAAAATTGATGTCCTCGAGAATTACCAGTCGCGATCGACTATTGTAAATCCGAAGATTACCAATATTGATGTTTTCTCGATTGTTTCGGATGAAAGTGCCGCCTATGTTAACTTTCTACAGATTTCGCACGGGTCGATTATACGTTCGCATACCTTAGAAATCAAGAAAAAACTGGACGAAACCGACGAAGAATTATTAGAACTTGCCATTATAGAGCTTCGCGAGCGTTTTCAGTTGCTTTCCAAAGAAATTATCGTTCCGTTTGAAATGGATCTGGGCGAAAACATTAAAACTACCGTTCCGCAACTGGGAGACAAAAAACAAATACTGGAGCTCTCGATTCGAAATGCAAAGTTTTACCGAATTGAACAGCTCAAACAGTTACAAATTATAGATCCCGACCGACATGCCAACCGAATCATGGCGCAAATGCAAAAGGACCTGCGATTGCCTGTTGAACCACGTCATATCGAATGTTTTGATAACTCAAACATTCAGGGAACAAATCCGGTCGCAGCCTGTGTTGTTTTTAAAGACGGGAAACCCAGTAAAAAAGACTATCGTCACTTTAACGTCAAAACCGTTGAAGGTCCTGACGATTTTGCTTCGATGACCGAAATCGTATACCGTCGTTACAAAAGACTGTTAGACGAAAATGAACCTTTACCGCAATTAATCATTATTGACGGTGGAAAAGGACAACTGTCTGCAGCATTAAAAAGCATCGATGCCTTAGAACTTCGCGGCAAAATTGCGATCATTGGAATTGCGAAACGACTCGAGGAATTATTTTATCCGGGCGATTCAATTCCGCTATATCTCGATAAAAAATCTGAAACTTTAAAAGTGATTCAGCAATTACGAAACGAGGCACACCGCTTTGGAATTACTTTTCACAGAGACAAACGAAGCAAGGCAGCGCTCAACTCTTCTGTAGAAAGCATACCCGGCATTGGCGAAAAAACAATGCTCACGTTAATACAACATTTCAAAAGTGTTAAAAGATTGAAATTAGCGACTGAAAAAGAAATATCCGATATCATAGGAGTGTCAAAAGCCAAAAAAATTGTCGACTTTTACAAAACCAACTAG
- a CDS encoding patatin-like phospholipase family protein, translating into MWSAMVLLFVVLLNPQKIFSQEQKKDSLKRPKIGLVLSGGGAKGFAHIGVLKVLEEAGIKIDFIGGTSMGSIIGGLYASGYNATQIDSIFKKTNFDELINDYIPRSSKNFYGKKNDELYAIVLPFSNFKIGIPEALSKGMYNYNLLSGLTRNVRHVRDFNKLPTPFLCIGTNIETGEEVLLNKGNLVQAMMASAAFPSLFTPVEIDGNLLVDGGVVNNYPIKEVRNLGADIIIGVDVQDDLMNRKNLKNATKILVQITNLQSIDKMKSKIKDTDVYIKPDIRDYGVISFDKGEEIIRKGEEAAFAVYERIKSLTDETHFYKKPKLKIVTDTLEIKEINSENLENYTKEYIRGKLRFKPGSTITYSDLKTGINNLNATQNFSTISYCLEPNEQQDNLDIVLKENPTQTFLKLGLHYDGLYKSGILLNLTHKKTFLKNDVTSIDVILGDNFRYDFNYYVENGFNISFGFQSRLNQFNRNVTTSISTLTTQTPNINLINVDFLDITNQAYFQTIFVQKFLMGGGFEHKYLKINSPTLNTTGNIIEKSNYFSLFGYLKYDSFDKKSFPHSGLYFSTDLQTYLASSDYTHQFKPFSIAQAEIAFAKTLFRKATVKIEADAGFNIGSDSVPFFDFILGGYGYSKINNFNYFYGYDFLSIAGNSFIKTAITLDYEIFKKNHVNLSANFANLGDDIFTKVDWISMPKYSGYAVGYGLETIIGPIEIKQSWSPELSKSYTWFSIGFSF; encoded by the coding sequence ATGTGGAGCGCAATGGTCTTACTTTTTGTAGTATTGCTAAATCCACAAAAAATATTCTCGCAGGAACAAAAAAAAGACAGTCTGAAAAGACCCAAAATTGGATTGGTTTTAAGCGGTGGAGGAGCCAAAGGATTTGCACACATTGGAGTGCTAAAGGTTCTCGAAGAAGCCGGAATCAAAATCGATTTTATTGGCGGTACGAGTATGGGATCTATAATTGGCGGACTTTATGCTTCCGGTTATAATGCAACACAAATCGATTCCATTTTCAAAAAGACCAACTTCGACGAACTCATCAACGATTACATTCCGCGTTCGTCCAAAAACTTTTATGGCAAAAAAAATGACGAGCTGTATGCCATCGTTTTGCCTTTCAGCAACTTCAAAATCGGAATTCCGGAAGCCCTTTCCAAAGGAATGTACAACTATAATTTGTTAAGCGGTCTTACGAGAAATGTACGTCATGTACGCGATTTCAACAAACTCCCGACCCCCTTTTTGTGTATTGGTACCAATATTGAAACCGGTGAAGAAGTTTTACTAAACAAAGGAAATCTCGTTCAGGCCATGATGGCAAGTGCGGCATTCCCTTCCCTGTTCACCCCTGTTGAAATTGATGGCAATTTACTGGTTGATGGTGGTGTAGTCAATAACTATCCCATCAAAGAAGTGCGCAACCTGGGCGCTGATATTATTATTGGTGTGGATGTGCAGGACGATCTTATGAACCGCAAAAACCTTAAAAACGCAACTAAAATACTGGTACAGATTACCAATTTGCAATCTATCGATAAAATGAAAAGCAAAATCAAGGATACCGACGTTTACATCAAACCGGACATTCGTGATTATGGCGTAATTTCATTTGACAAAGGAGAAGAAATCATCAGAAAAGGAGAAGAAGCAGCCTTTGCCGTTTATGAAAGAATTAAATCTTTGACCGATGAAACGCATTTTTATAAAAAACCAAAACTAAAAATTGTCACCGATACACTCGAGATTAAAGAAATAAACAGCGAAAACCTTGAGAATTACACCAAAGAGTACATTCGCGGAAAACTTCGTTTTAAACCCGGAAGCACCATCACCTATAGCGATCTTAAAACCGGAATCAACAATCTGAATGCTACCCAGAACTTTAGCACCATATCATATTGCCTGGAGCCGAATGAGCAGCAGGACAATCTTGATATCGTTTTGAAAGAAAACCCAACCCAGACTTTTTTAAAACTGGGCCTGCATTATGACGGACTTTACAAAAGCGGTATCCTGCTCAATCTTACCCATAAAAAAACCTTCTTAAAAAATGACGTTACTTCTATCGACGTTATTTTGGGAGATAACTTTAGATACGATTTCAATTATTATGTGGAAAACGGTTTTAATATCAGCTTTGGATTTCAGTCCCGATTGAACCAATTCAATCGAAATGTTACCACAAGCATCAGCACCTTAACCACACAGACTCCAAATATAAACCTCATTAATGTTGATTTCTTAGACATCACCAATCAGGCTTATTTTCAAACCATCTTTGTGCAAAAATTCCTCATGGGCGGTGGTTTTGAACACAAATATTTAAAAATCAACTCGCCTACACTTAACACTACAGGAAACATTATTGAAAAGAGCAACTATTTTAGTCTTTTTGGTTATTTAAAATACGATTCGTTCGACAAAAAGAGTTTTCCACACTCAGGCTTGTATTTCTCTACCGACTTGCAAACCTATCTGGCGTCATCCGATTACACCCATCAGTTTAAACCGTTCTCGATTGCACAGGCCGAAATTGCATTTGCAAAAACACTGTTCAGAAAAGCTACCGTAAAAATTGAAGCCGATGCCGGATTTAATATTGGCAGCGACAGCGTTCCGTTTTTCGATTTTATCCTTGGTGGATATGGTTACAGCAAAATCAATAACTTCAATTATTTTTATGGATATGACTTTCTAAGTATAGCCGGAAACAGCTTTATCAAAACCGCGATTACCTTAGATTATGAAATTTTTAAAAAGAATCACGTTAACTTATCTGCCAATTTCGCCAATTTAGGAGACGATATTTTTACTAAGGTCGACTGGATTTCGATGCCAAAATACTCCGGATACGCGGTTGGTTATGGATTAGAAACCATCATTGGCCCAATCGAAATCAAACAATCCTGGTCACCTGAACTATCTAAAAGCTACACCTGGTTTAGTATTGGATTTTCATTTTAG
- a CDS encoding homogentisate 1,2-dioxygenase yields MPLYHKLGDFPQKRHTQFEKPNGGFYYEQLFGTEGFHGHSSLSYHVHRPTQVKEILNSYSVEPKIAIGKNIKSLLFKGFELKPENDFLDSRKAMMVNKDCIIGLAAPKESLRNYFYKNADADEMLFIHKGKGKLRTMLGNIPFEYGDYLIIPRGIIYQIEFETEENRLFYVESYSPFYTPKRYKNQSGQHLEHSPFCERDFILPNELETHDEKGDFLIKIKKEGMIHEVVYATHPFDVVGWDGYNFPYGFSIHNFEPITGRVHQPPPVHQTFETATFVVCSFCPRLYDYHPKAIPAPYNHSNIDSDEVLYYVDGDFMSRNNIEQGHITLHPKGIPHGPAPGAMERSIGHKETQELAVMVDTFRPLMVTEEAMGLDDGQYYKSWTE; encoded by the coding sequence ATGCCATTATATCATAAACTTGGAGACTTCCCTCAAAAGAGACATACACAATTCGAAAAACCTAACGGAGGTTTCTACTACGAACAATTATTTGGAACTGAAGGTTTTCACGGACATTCGTCATTGTCGTATCACGTACACCGACCAACTCAGGTAAAAGAAATTTTAAACTCTTATTCCGTTGAGCCTAAAATTGCCATCGGAAAAAACATAAAATCATTACTTTTTAAAGGTTTTGAATTAAAACCGGAAAATGATTTTCTGGACAGCCGCAAAGCCATGATGGTCAATAAAGACTGTATTATTGGATTGGCTGCACCTAAAGAATCGCTTCGAAATTATTTCTACAAAAATGCCGATGCCGATGAGATGCTTTTCATCCACAAAGGAAAAGGAAAATTAAGAACCATGTTGGGAAACATCCCATTTGAATATGGAGATTACCTAATTATTCCACGAGGCATTATTTACCAAATAGAATTTGAGACGGAAGAAAACCGACTTTTTTATGTCGAATCGTACTCTCCTTTTTATACCCCAAAACGTTACAAAAACCAATCGGGGCAACATTTAGAGCACTCGCCGTTTTGCGAACGCGATTTTATTTTGCCAAACGAACTGGAAACACATGACGAAAAAGGTGATTTTTTAATTAAAATCAAAAAAGAAGGCATGATTCACGAAGTGGTTTACGCCACACATCCTTTTGATGTAGTGGGTTGGGACGGTTACAATTTCCCATACGGATTCTCGATTCATAATTTTGAGCCTATAACGGGACGTGTTCACCAACCGCCTCCGGTACACCAAACATTCGAAACGGCCACTTTTGTCGTTTGTTCTTTCTGCCCAAGACTTTACGATTATCATCCGAAAGCAATTCCGGCACCTTACAACCACAGTAATATTGATTCTGATGAAGTACTTTATTATGTGGACGGTGACTTTATGAGCCGTAACAACATTGAGCAGGGTCATATCACTTTACACCCAAAAGGAATTCCACACGGTCCGGCGCCAGGTGCGATGGAACGCAGCATTGGTCACAAAGAAACTCAGGAATTAGCCGTTATGGTTGATACTTTCCGCCCATTAATGGTTACAGAAGAAGCCATGGGTCTTGACGACGGTCAGTATTACAAGTCCTGGACGGAGTAA
- a CDS encoding four helix bundle protein translates to MTFNDKYKDNVLLIKTFHFALNIIDFTSELQEQKKFVIANQLLKSGTSIGANSKEAQNAESKADFIHKLKIAIKEADESEYWLFLCEAHKDYPNCKNLLNDLSEIQKILNKIISTSKMR, encoded by the coding sequence ATGACTTTCAATGATAAGTACAAAGACAATGTTCTTTTAATTAAAACATTCCATTTCGCCCTAAACATAATTGATTTCACGAGTGAACTTCAGGAACAAAAGAAATTCGTAATCGCTAATCAGTTATTAAAAAGCGGAACATCAATTGGAGCGAACTCAAAAGAAGCACAAAACGCAGAAAGCAAGGCCGATTTTATTCATAAATTAAAAATTGCAATCAAAGAAGCTGACGAATCTGAGTATTGGTTGTTTTTATGTGAAGCACATAAGGATTATCCAAATTGTAAAAATCTGTTAAACGATCTATCAGAAATTCAAAAAATTCTAAACAAAATAATATCAACATCTAAAATGAGATAA
- the hppD gene encoding 4-hydroxyphenylpyruvate dioxygenase codes for MSKEVKSVEYGLEKIFEGAQDFLPLLGTDYVEFYVGNAKQSAHYYKTAFGYQSLAYAGLETGVKDKASYVLKQDKIRIVLTTPLTQDSPIHEHLKKHGDGVKVAALWVEDARSAYEETIKRGARSFMEPTVESDEFGEVIRSGIYTYGETVHIFVERKNYNGIFLPGYKEWKSDYNPEPTGLKYIDHMVGNVGWNEMNTWVKFYEDVMGFVNFLSFDDKQITTEYSALMSKVMSNGNGRIKFPINEPAEGKKKSQIEEYLDFYGGPGIQHIAIATDDIIKTVSQLRARGVEFLSAPPHTYYQAIPERLGVHMDMMKEDINEIEKLAIMVDADEDGYLLQIFTKPVQDRPTLFFEIIQRMGAKGFGAGNFKALFESIEREQELRGTL; via the coding sequence ATGAGCAAAGAAGTAAAATCAGTAGAATACGGATTAGAAAAAATCTTTGAAGGAGCACAGGATTTCCTTCCATTATTAGGAACCGATTATGTAGAATTCTACGTTGGTAATGCCAAACAATCGGCACATTATTACAAAACGGCTTTCGGGTATCAGTCATTAGCTTATGCCGGACTGGAAACCGGAGTAAAAGACAAAGCCTCTTATGTTTTAAAGCAGGACAAAATCAGAATCGTTCTGACAACACCTTTAACACAGGATTCACCAATACACGAACACCTTAAAAAACATGGTGACGGTGTAAAAGTAGCAGCTCTTTGGGTTGAAGATGCCAGAAGTGCTTATGAAGAAACGATAAAACGTGGCGCTCGTTCTTTTATGGAGCCAACGGTTGAATCAGACGAATTTGGAGAAGTGATTCGTTCAGGAATCTATACTTACGGAGAAACGGTTCACATTTTCGTAGAAAGAAAAAACTACAACGGTATTTTCCTTCCGGGATATAAAGAATGGAAATCGGATTACAATCCGGAACCAACCGGTTTAAAATACATCGACCATATGGTTGGAAATGTAGGCTGGAATGAAATGAATACCTGGGTAAAATTCTACGAAGACGTTATGGGATTCGTAAATTTCTTATCATTTGATGACAAACAAATTACCACAGAATATTCAGCATTGATGAGTAAAGTAATGTCGAATGGAAATGGAAGAATCAAATTCCCTATTAATGAACCGGCAGAAGGAAAGAAAAAATCTCAAATCGAAGAATATTTAGATTTCTATGGCGGTCCCGGAATTCAGCACATTGCCATTGCTACAGATGACATCATTAAAACCGTATCACAATTGAGAGCAAGAGGTGTTGAATTTTTATCTGCTCCCCCTCACACCTACTACCAGGCAATTCCTGAGAGACTAGGCGTGCACATGGACATGATGAAAGAAGACATTAACGAAATTGAAAAGCTGGCCATCATGGTCGATGCAGACGAAGACGGTTACTTATTGCAAATATTTACAAAACCGGTTCAGGACAGACCAACACTATTTTTCGAAATTATTCAAAGAATGGGTGCAAAAGGATTTGGAGCAGGAAACTTTAAAGCCCTTTTTGAGTCAATCGAAAGAGAACAGGAATTGAGAGGAACGCTATAA
- a CDS encoding DUF3108 domain-containing protein, whose protein sequence is MKKLVLLLLILTTLSFDTQKENAFDTGEYFKFRIHYGIINAGYATLEIKDATINNKKVFHAVGKGYTTGMSKFFFKVEDLYESYFDKQNGDPYRYVRKINEGGYTKNQEGFFDQPESKVLVKDYKRKTEKTIVITPNVQDIISSFYYLRNHPSIDKLKSGEAITIDMFFDDEITKFKLKYVGRQDITTKFGTVSTMVFKPLVQTGRVFKEKESVTLWITDDDNKVPIRIKADLAVGSLKADLDEYKGLKNPFKAKK, encoded by the coding sequence ATGAAAAAATTAGTTCTACTCCTATTAATTCTCACTACCTTAAGTTTCGACACTCAAAAAGAAAATGCTTTTGATACTGGAGAATACTTCAAATTCAGAATCCATTACGGAATTATCAATGCCGGCTATGCGACACTCGAAATTAAAGATGCCACAATCAACAATAAAAAAGTGTTTCACGCTGTGGGAAAAGGATACACTACCGGAATGTCAAAATTTTTCTTTAAAGTGGAAGATCTTTATGAGAGTTATTTTGACAAACAAAACGGAGACCCTTATCGCTACGTTCGAAAAATAAACGAAGGCGGTTACACCAAAAACCAGGAAGGCTTTTTCGATCAGCCCGAAAGCAAGGTTTTGGTAAAAGATTACAAACGAAAAACAGAAAAAACAATAGTAATTACTCCTAATGTACAGGATATCATCTCTTCTTTTTATTACCTGAGAAACCATCCAAGTATAGACAAATTAAAATCGGGGGAAGCCATTACAATTGACATGTTTTTTGACGATGAAATCACAAAATTTAAGTTAAAATATGTAGGCCGTCAAGATATTACAACTAAATTTGGCACCGTTTCTACGATGGTCTTCAAGCCATTAGTACAAACAGGAAGAGTTTTCAAAGAAAAAGAAAGCGTAACACTCTGGATCACAGACGACGACAACAAAGTTCCAATACGAATAAAAGCAGATCTGGCTGTCGGATCGCTTAAAGCGGATCTTGACGAATACAAAGGATTAAAAAATCCATTTAAAGCAAAAAAATAA
- a CDS encoding tryptophan 2,3-dioxygenase family protein, with protein sequence MNPTDHSESILKEIDLKYQAINQKTDVQLEGLLWSKPITYWDYIQTDALLSLQTQRTTLPDEMVFIMYHQVNELIFKMILWEIDQIADTQNIQVAFFSERLSRITRYFDMLTNSFSIMENGMEVDQYMKFRNTLTPASGFQSAQYRLIEFASTDVINLTDRRYKPNFDENTPLETSFEHLYWQAAGKDYQTGEKSYLLQEFENKYKDQFLRQMSTFKSKNIWQKFTQLPLEDQQNQELIDAMRHYDKTVNITWVMQHLNTARKYILESGKGNGEATGGSDWQKYMHPKYQRRIFFPKLWAEEELSNWGNEAAN encoded by the coding sequence ATGAACCCTACTGATCATTCAGAATCAATTTTAAAAGAGATTGACCTTAAATACCAAGCTATAAATCAAAAAACTGATGTACAATTAGAAGGATTACTTTGGTCAAAACCAATCACCTACTGGGATTACATTCAGACCGATGCCCTCTTAAGCTTACAAACACAACGCACGACGCTTCCTGACGAAATGGTTTTCATCATGTACCATCAGGTAAACGAGTTAATTTTTAAAATGATTTTGTGGGAAATTGATCAAATTGCCGATACACAAAACATTCAGGTTGCCTTTTTCAGCGAAAGACTTTCAAGAATCACCCGATACTTTGACATGCTGACCAATTCATTCAGCATCATGGAAAACGGAATGGAAGTCGACCAATACATGAAATTCAGAAATACCCTGACTCCGGCCAGCGGGTTTCAAAGTGCACAATACAGATTAATTGAATTTGCTTCGACCGATGTTATCAATTTAACCGATCGCAGATACAAACCCAACTTTGACGAAAACACGCCATTAGAAACCAGCTTCGAACATCTGTACTGGCAGGCTGCCGGAAAAGATTATCAGACGGGTGAGAAATCATACCTGCTTCAGGAATTTGAAAACAAATACAAAGATCAGTTTTTGAGACAGATGTCTACTTTTAAATCAAAAAACATCTGGCAAAAATTCACGCAATTACCTTTAGAAGATCAACAAAACCAAGAGTTAATTGATGCCATGCGTCATTACGACAAAACGGTAAACATTACCTGGGTCATGCAGCACCTAAACACTGCAAGAAAATACATACTGGAAAGCGGAAAAGGAAACGGAGAAGCTACCGGCGGAAGTGATTGGCAAAAATATATGCACCCAAAATACCAAAGACGCATCTTTTTTCCTAAATTGTGGGCCGAAGAAGAATTGTCCAATTGGGGAAATGAAGCAGCCAATTAA